From one Gouania willdenowi unplaced genomic scaffold, fGouWil2.1 scaffold_32_arrow_ctg1, whole genome shotgun sequence genomic stretch:
- the LOC114459564 gene encoding trace amine-associated receptor 6-like, with protein MSTPDEAELCYPHLGNSSCRRIVRSHSVSVLLHIILSSISVLTVTLNLLVIISISHFRKLHTPTNFLLLSLAVSDFSVGFVWVFMIFLIDGCWFLGADWCVFNTVLSYVVPSASIGTVVLISVDRYVAVCDPMHYQTKVTKNRANICIVLCWAGSTVFHTVMLKDNIEHPGGFDSCAGECTVYLPPFAGVIDLIFSFIIPISIIVVLYVRVFMVAVSQAQAMRSHVTVVTLQSSLKVNRSELKAARALGVVVVVFLMCLTPLYIVSLTSGFGVKSFSSYIFVVGLVFFNSLLNPVIYVFLYPWFRKCVKCVFSLQILKSGSSEANIL; from the exons ATGAGCACACCTGATGAAGCTGAGCTCTGCTATCCACACCTGGGAAACTCTTCATGCAGGAGGATCGTGCGTTCTCACTCAGTGTCTGTGCTCCTTCACAtcatcctgtcctccatctctgtGCTCACTGTGACTCTCAACCTGCTGGTCATCATCTCCATCTCACACTTCAG GAAGCTGCACACTCCcaccaacttcctcctcctctctctggctGTGTCAGATTTCTCTGTTGGGTTTGTCTGGGTTTTTATGATATTTCTTATTGATGGATGCTGGTTTTTAGGTGCAGACTGGTGTGTTTTTAATACTGTTTTAAGTTATGTTGTACCCTCTGCTTCAATAGGAACTGTTGTGTTGATATCAGTTGATCGTTATGTGGCTGTTTGTGATCCAATGCACTATCAAACTAAAGTCACTAAAAACAGAGCAAATATATGTATTGTCCTATGTTGGGCTGGTTCTACTGTCTTTCATACTGTGATGCTCAAAGATAACATTGAACATCCAGGTGGGTTTGATTCCTGTGCTGGAGAATGTACAGTTTATTTACCTCCTTTTGCTGGAGTTATTGATCTAATTTTCTCTTTCATCATTCCAATCAGCATCATAGTGGtcctgtatgtgagagtgtttatggtggctgtgtctcaggcccaggccatgcgctctcatgttacagtggtgacacttcagagttcactgaaggttaacaggtcagagctgaaagctgctagagctctgggtgtagtggttgttgtgtttctaatgtgtttaaCTCCACTTTACATTGTTTCACTTACATCAGGGTTTGGAGTAAAAAGTTTTtcatcttacatttttgttgtaggtcTGGTTTTCTTCAACTCTctgcttaaccctgtgatctatgtgtttctgtatccctggttcaggaaatgtgtgaaatgtgttttttctcttcagatcctgaagtctggctccagtgaggccaacatactgtaa